The proteins below come from a single Pseudomonas chlororaphis genomic window:
- a CDS encoding glycine/betaine ABC transporter yields the protein MNKIWKTVCAVAIAGMMSLQAHAEEKTITMGTMNWEDLTPITGITKKVLEDSGYTVKVVEFSEWGIAYAALTKGDVQVLASQTDYAASDYWNKNKNKLEKLSPVSFGLYQGLAVPSYVDIDSIDQLNANADKFGGKIIGIEPGSGLMSDATNVVKAYDLKLKLIEGSTSAMTAALKSAVDRKEWVAVTVWDPSWMTKKFDLKFLKDPKAIFPPLQGYYWIGHKGFAEANPRARELMASVYVPIADITSMNAEVKDGKTMEQAVKGWTDSHSDLLKRWGNIKN from the coding sequence ATGAACAAGATCTGGAAGACAGTCTGCGCCGTCGCCATCGCCGGCATGATGAGTCTGCAAGCTCACGCTGAAGAAAAGACCATCACCATGGGGACGATGAACTGGGAGGACCTGACGCCCATCACCGGTATCACCAAGAAGGTGCTCGAAGACTCCGGCTACACCGTGAAAGTCGTCGAGTTTTCCGAGTGGGGCATTGCCTACGCGGCGTTGACCAAGGGTGACGTCCAGGTGCTGGCGTCCCAGACCGACTATGCAGCCTCCGACTACTGGAACAAGAACAAGAACAAGCTCGAAAAACTGTCGCCGGTGTCCTTCGGCCTTTACCAGGGGCTGGCCGTACCGAGCTACGTCGACATCGATTCGATCGACCAGTTGAACGCCAACGCGGACAAGTTTGGCGGCAAGATCATCGGCATCGAACCCGGTTCGGGCCTGATGAGCGACGCCACCAACGTGGTCAAGGCCTACGACCTCAAGCTCAAGTTGATCGAGGGCAGCACCTCGGCCATGACCGCCGCACTGAAGTCGGCTGTCGACCGCAAGGAATGGGTTGCGGTGACCGTCTGGGATCCGTCCTGGATGACCAAGAAATTCGACCTGAAATTCCTCAAGGATCCAAAAGCGATCTTCCCACCGCTGCAAGGCTACTACTGGATTGGCCACAAAGGCTTTGCCGAAGCCAACCCACGTGCGCGTGAACTGATGGCCAGTGTCTATGTGCCGATTGCCGACATCACCTCGATGAACGCCGAGGTCAAGGACGGCAAGACCATGGAGCAGGCCGTGAAGGGTTGGACCGACAGCCACAGCGATCTGTTGAAGCGTTGGGGAAACATCAAGAACTGA
- a CDS encoding oxidoreductase: MSAHTIKRLPVDTGVSGWEAISTRSTPVRMLDGQVTADWVIIGAGFAGLSAARRLSQLRPGERIVVLDAHEVAKGPAGRNSGFMIDVPHNLSSGEYSVAGESATALEIAQNRFAIDFASQAAHEYGMSAHTFDPSGKINAAATERGLKLNDNYAKSLHGIGERYELFDAAQMREITGSTYYHGGLYTPGAVMIQPAQYIRDLAAGLADKVTLLERSPVIELSRTGGDWVARSHRGTVTAPKVILAVNGHIEDFGHFKGRLLHVFTYASMTAGYRDEQFDKTLPGRDRWALLPADPMGATLRKITSDGLSRIVIRTKFTYDPSIQVTPKRVAAVAQEQRHSLDLRFPELKDTPFEFSWAGRLCLSRNSAPAFGEIEPNLYSACCENGLGTVKSTLAGVMAAELATGTDSKFLESFSHAPGPSRLPPRLLTQWGVRSVIRWQAFKAGKEG, from the coding sequence ATGAGCGCCCATACCATCAAGCGTCTACCGGTAGACACCGGCGTCTCGGGTTGGGAGGCCATTTCGACGCGCTCGACGCCCGTGCGCATGCTTGATGGGCAGGTGACCGCCGATTGGGTGATCATCGGCGCCGGTTTTGCCGGCCTTTCCGCCGCGCGCAGGCTGTCGCAGCTGCGCCCGGGCGAGCGCATCGTGGTGCTGGATGCGCACGAAGTGGCGAAGGGGCCCGCCGGCCGGAACTCAGGCTTCATGATCGACGTGCCGCATAACCTGTCGTCGGGCGAGTACTCCGTGGCTGGTGAGTCGGCCACCGCCCTGGAGATTGCGCAAAATCGGTTTGCGATCGATTTTGCCTCCCAGGCCGCGCATGAATACGGCATGAGTGCGCACACGTTCGATCCTTCCGGCAAGATCAACGCGGCGGCCACCGAGCGCGGGCTCAAGCTCAATGACAACTACGCCAAGTCGCTGCATGGTATTGGCGAGCGGTATGAGTTGTTCGATGCCGCGCAGATGCGCGAAATCACTGGTTCGACTTACTACCACGGCGGGTTGTACACCCCCGGCGCGGTCATGATCCAGCCGGCGCAATACATCCGCGACCTGGCGGCCGGGCTGGCGGACAAGGTGACGCTGCTGGAGCGCTCGCCAGTCATCGAGTTGTCCAGGACCGGCGGCGACTGGGTCGCTCGCTCGCATCGCGGTACCGTCACTGCGCCCAAGGTGATTCTGGCGGTCAACGGCCATATCGAGGATTTCGGCCACTTCAAGGGCCGCCTGTTGCACGTGTTCACCTACGCGTCGATGACGGCCGGCTACCGGGATGAGCAGTTCGACAAGACGTTGCCCGGCAGGGACCGGTGGGCGTTGCTGCCGGCCGATCCCATGGGCGCCACGCTGCGCAAGATAACCTCGGACGGTTTGTCGCGAATCGTCATCCGGACCAAATTCACCTACGACCCTAGCATCCAGGTAACCCCCAAGCGGGTCGCGGCCGTTGCGCAAGAGCAGCGGCACTCGCTGGACCTGCGCTTCCCTGAATTGAAGGACACGCCGTTCGAATTCAGTTGGGCGGGGCGGCTCTGCCTGAGTCGCAACAGCGCACCGGCGTTTGGCGAAATTGAACCGAACCTCTACAGCGCTTGCTGTGAGAACGGCCTGGGCACCGTCAAGAGCACCCTGGCCGGGGTCATGGCCGCTGAGTTGGCCACGGGCACCGACTCGAAGTTCCTTGAGAGTTTCAGTCATGCCCCGGGGCCGAGCAGGCTGCCGCCCAGGTTGTTGACGCAATGGGGGGTGCGCTCGGTCATTCGTTGGCAGGCATTCAAAGCGGGAAAAGAAGGTTGA
- a CDS encoding aldehyde dehydrogenase yields MRDLLTAAEYAAIAKSISFPSNAFIDGAFKPAIGGKTFATHNPATGAFLADIAACTVEDVDYAVSKAREAFEDGRWRLLAPGERKAVLLKFAKLLEDNRHELAVLESLDSGKPVRECQCVDVPDTIHTLRWHAEVIDKLYDHTAPVGNDALTMVVREPIGVVGCVLPWNFPLLMLAWKIGPALAAGCSVIVKPAEQTTLTTLRVAELAFEAGVPAGVLNIVTGTGKDVGEPIGLHKDVDMVSFTGSTATGRRFLHYAADSNLKRVVLECGGKNPAVVMDDAEDLDLVAEQVVNGAFWNMGENCSATSRLLVHASVKDELLQRMGAYLNEWKMGDPLDPHNRVGALVSSDHFEKVKSYLDYANGDKLAVVYGGDTQDGAFVQPTVIDGVDRDSRLFQEEIFGPVLSVTSFTSICEAIALANDTAYGLAASVYTGSLRKAIKLSREIRAGIVTVNCFGEGDASTPFGGYKESGFGGRDKSVFAHDQYTEIKTIWIDVSDRSVDETVK; encoded by the coding sequence ATGCGTGATCTGCTTACTGCGGCTGAATATGCCGCTATCGCCAAATCCATTTCATTTCCGTCCAATGCGTTTATCGACGGGGCTTTCAAACCGGCGATTGGCGGCAAGACATTTGCCACCCATAACCCCGCCACCGGCGCATTCCTCGCGGACATCGCCGCCTGCACCGTCGAGGATGTCGACTACGCGGTGAGCAAGGCCCGGGAAGCGTTCGAGGACGGGCGCTGGAGGCTGTTGGCGCCGGGCGAACGCAAGGCCGTGCTGTTGAAGTTCGCCAAGTTGCTGGAGGACAACCGTCACGAATTGGCGGTGCTGGAAAGCCTGGACAGCGGCAAGCCTGTGCGCGAGTGCCAATGCGTGGATGTGCCGGACACGATTCACACCCTGCGCTGGCACGCTGAAGTCATCGACAAGCTTTACGACCATACCGCCCCGGTGGGCAACGATGCCCTGACCATGGTCGTGCGCGAGCCGATCGGGGTGGTGGGGTGTGTGCTGCCCTGGAACTTCCCGCTGCTGATGCTCGCCTGGAAAATCGGCCCGGCGCTGGCCGCCGGCTGCTCGGTGATTGTCAAGCCGGCCGAGCAGACCACGCTCACCACGTTGCGCGTCGCCGAGTTGGCGTTTGAAGCGGGCGTCCCAGCCGGTGTGCTGAACATCGTGACGGGCACCGGCAAGGACGTTGGCGAACCCATCGGCCTGCACAAAGACGTCGATATGGTCAGCTTCACCGGTTCCACCGCCACCGGCCGCCGCTTCCTGCATTACGCCGCCGACTCCAACCTCAAGCGCGTGGTGCTGGAATGCGGCGGCAAGAACCCCGCCGTGGTGATGGATGACGCCGAGGACCTGGACCTGGTGGCCGAGCAAGTGGTCAACGGCGCCTTCTGGAACATGGGCGAGAACTGCTCGGCAACGTCGCGCCTGCTGGTACATGCATCGGTCAAGGATGAACTGCTCCAACGCATGGGCGCCTACCTCAATGAGTGGAAGATGGGCGATCCCCTCGACCCGCACAACCGCGTGGGGGCCTTGGTCAGCAGTGATCATTTCGAGAAAGTGAAGTCGTACCTCGACTACGCGAACGGCGACAAGCTCGCCGTCGTGTACGGCGGCGACACCCAGGATGGCGCCTTCGTGCAGCCGACCGTGATCGACGGCGTCGACCGTGACAGCCGCTTGTTCCAGGAAGAAATCTTCGGCCCGGTGTTGTCCGTGACCTCGTTCACGTCGATCTGCGAAGCCATCGCCCTGGCCAACGACACGGCCTACGGCCTGGCGGCGTCGGTGTACACCGGCAGCCTGCGCAAGGCGATCAAGCTGTCGCGGGAGATTCGCGCCGGCATCGTCACCGTCAATTGCTTCGGTGAAGGTGACGCCTCGACGCCGTTCGGCGGCTACAAGGAGTCGGGGTTCGGTGGTCGGGACAAATCGGTCTTCGCCCATGACCAGTACACCGAGATCAAGACCATCTGGATCGATGTGTCCGATCGGTCGGTTGACGAGACCGTAAAATGA
- a CDS encoding dihydrodipicolinate synthetase — protein sequence MRFEGIYTPAVTPHTPDGDIDWNVFDDVLESLVEAKVHGIIIGGSTGEYYAQTAEERLELAARAKDVIGSRVQLIIGTGAIRTEDAVLFAKDAKAIKADAILVTTPPYALPTDQENAIHALTIDRAANLPIMLYNYPGRMCVQMNEDYLARVGKSKNVVAIKESSGDMGRVHLLAREFPHIALSCGWDDQALEFFAWGARSWVCAGSNFLPREHVALYEACVLEKNFDKGRQIMSAMMPLMNALDGGKFVQSIKFGCELNGLKVGDVRAPLRPLNAGDKRSLQTVIANVKRTVAHITSGANHA from the coding sequence TTGAGATTCGAAGGTATTTATACACCGGCGGTGACGCCGCATACGCCCGATGGCGATATCGACTGGAATGTGTTCGATGACGTTCTGGAGTCGCTGGTCGAGGCGAAAGTACACGGCATTATTATTGGCGGCTCGACCGGCGAATATTATGCGCAGACCGCTGAAGAGCGTCTGGAACTGGCCGCCCGGGCCAAGGATGTCATCGGCTCGCGGGTTCAACTGATCATCGGCACCGGCGCCATCCGTACCGAAGACGCGGTGTTGTTCGCCAAGGATGCCAAGGCCATCAAGGCTGACGCGATCCTGGTCACCACGCCGCCCTATGCGCTGCCGACCGACCAGGAGAACGCGATCCACGCGTTGACCATCGACCGTGCGGCAAACCTGCCGATCATGCTTTACAACTACCCAGGCCGCATGTGCGTGCAAATGAACGAGGATTATCTCGCTCGCGTGGGTAAGTCGAAGAATGTCGTCGCCATCAAGGAAAGTTCCGGTGATATGGGCCGGGTTCACTTGTTGGCGCGGGAGTTTCCGCATATCGCGTTGTCGTGTGGCTGGGACGATCAGGCCCTGGAGTTCTTTGCCTGGGGTGCGCGCAGTTGGGTGTGTGCCGGTTCAAACTTCCTGCCCAGGGAACATGTCGCGTTGTATGAAGCCTGTGTGCTGGAAAAGAACTTCGATAAAGGTCGCCAGATCATGTCGGCAATGATGCCGCTGATGAATGCACTGGACGGTGGAAAGTTCGTGCAGTCAATCAAGTTCGGCTGCGAATTGAATGGATTGAAAGTAGGTGATGTGCGTGCGCCACTGCGTCCGTTGAATGCGGGTGATAAACGAAGTCTGCAAACCGTTATCGCCAACGTGAAACGCACCGTCGCACACATTACCTCGGGAGCCAACCATGCGTGA
- a CDS encoding LysR family transcriptional regulator yields the protein MVKHIDPDLTLLKMPSLKAVKSFVAAAKYQSFTRAAEALCVTQAAISRQIRELEAYLEVDLFKRVGRAVELTEAGVIFFDAAQMSFVNISQAAERIRTHNAGKRVLTLCCSPAFSALWLSARLPTFFSQNPDIDLNLITTQNFLSMEPGIRPDIFITKMAKIQDGYQCYPLFHDVIYPVCTPQYKAAHPELSSLEGLRDGVLLNLSPYGRSQVAEHVDWGVWLAFNDIDINDRPFDSPHVLNANDYNLIITMVLTHQGVALGWNHLVEKLVEDGTLIRPVSEEVVLRESLHYLTFRQDRQNDEACCRLRDWMLAQLA from the coding sequence ATGGTCAAGCACATCGATCCCGATCTGACGTTGCTGAAAATGCCGTCGCTCAAGGCCGTCAAGTCATTCGTGGCGGCCGCCAAATACCAAAGCTTCACTCGGGCGGCGGAGGCATTGTGCGTCACCCAGGCGGCCATCAGCCGACAGATCCGCGAGCTTGAGGCCTACCTTGAGGTCGATCTGTTCAAAAGGGTGGGGCGGGCGGTCGAGCTGACGGAAGCCGGGGTGATTTTCTTCGACGCGGCGCAGATGTCGTTCGTCAATATCTCCCAGGCGGCCGAGCGCATTCGTACCCACAATGCCGGCAAACGCGTCCTGACACTGTGCTGTTCCCCGGCGTTTTCCGCACTATGGCTGTCGGCGAGGCTGCCGACGTTTTTCAGCCAGAACCCGGACATCGACCTGAACCTGATCACCACGCAGAACTTCCTGTCCATGGAGCCCGGCATTCGCCCGGACATCTTCATTACCAAGATGGCCAAGATCCAGGATGGCTACCAGTGCTACCCACTGTTCCATGACGTGATCTATCCGGTCTGCACGCCCCAGTACAAGGCCGCGCACCCCGAGCTTTCAAGCCTGGAGGGGTTGCGCGACGGCGTCCTGCTGAACCTGAGCCCCTACGGGCGCTCCCAGGTCGCGGAGCACGTGGACTGGGGTGTCTGGCTGGCCTTCAACGACATCGACATCAACGACCGCCCGTTCGACAGCCCTCATGTGCTCAATGCCAATGACTACAACCTCATCATCACCATGGTGCTGACACACCAGGGGGTGGCGCTGGGGTGGAATCATCTGGTGGAGAAGTTGGTGGAGGACGGCACGTTGATTCGTCCGGTGAGTGAGGAGGTGGTGCTCAGGGAGAGTTTGCATTATCTGACCTTTCGCCAGGATCGGCAGAATGATGAGGCGTGTTGTCGGCTGCGCGATTGGATGCTTGCGCAGTTGGCTTGA
- a CDS encoding saccharopine dehydrogenase, giving the protein MKKNVLIIGAGGVAKVVAHKCAQHNDELGRIAIASRNISKCQAIIDSVKAKGSLKQPADIKAFALNALDVEATKALIRETESQIVINVGSAFLNMSVLRACIDTGVAYLDTAIHEEPGKVCETPPWYGNYEWKHLQECQEKNITAILGVGFDPGVVNAYAALAQQQYFDRIDSIDILDVNAGSHGKYFATNFDPEINFREFTGQVWSWQDSQWTSNTMFEVKRTDDLPVVGSQNLYLTGHDEVHSLSKNLDVPNVRFWMSFGEHYINVFTVLRNLGLLSEQPVKTAEGLEVVPLKVVKAVLPDPSSLAPGYTGKTCIGDLVKGVKDGQPREVFIYNVADHEDAFAETDSQGISYTAGVPPVAAALLVARGQWDVQRMVNVEELPAEAFLEALDVMGLPTRIKDEQGDRPWNQQA; this is encoded by the coding sequence TTGAAGAAGAACGTACTTATCATTGGTGCAGGAGGTGTCGCCAAGGTGGTGGCCCACAAGTGCGCGCAGCACAACGACGAACTCGGTCGTATTGCTATCGCGTCGCGCAACATCTCCAAATGCCAGGCCATCATCGACAGCGTCAAGGCCAAGGGTAGCCTCAAGCAACCCGCCGACATCAAGGCCTTTGCACTGAACGCCCTGGACGTCGAAGCGACCAAGGCGCTGATTCGCGAAACCGAGTCGCAGATCGTGATCAACGTCGGCTCCGCTTTTCTCAACATGTCGGTGCTGCGTGCCTGCATCGATACCGGCGTGGCCTATCTGGACACCGCCATCCACGAAGAACCGGGCAAGGTCTGCGAGACGCCGCCCTGGTATGGCAACTACGAGTGGAAGCATCTGCAAGAGTGCCAAGAGAAGAACATCACCGCCATTCTCGGCGTCGGCTTCGACCCGGGTGTGGTCAATGCCTATGCGGCCCTGGCGCAACAACAGTATTTCGACCGCATTGATTCGATCGACATCCTCGACGTCAATGCCGGCTCCCACGGCAAATATTTCGCCACCAATTTCGATCCGGAAATCAATTTCCGTGAGTTCACCGGACAGGTGTGGAGCTGGCAGGACAGCCAGTGGACCAGCAACACCATGTTCGAGGTCAAGCGCACCGACGACCTGCCGGTCGTAGGCTCGCAGAACCTGTACCTGACCGGCCACGACGAAGTGCACTCGCTGTCGAAGAACCTCGACGTGCCCAACGTGCGCTTCTGGATGAGCTTCGGCGAACACTACATCAACGTGTTCACGGTACTGCGTAACCTGGGCCTGCTCTCCGAGCAACCGGTCAAGACCGCCGAGGGCCTGGAAGTGGTGCCGCTGAAAGTGGTCAAGGCCGTGCTGCCTGACCCGAGTTCGCTGGCGCCTGGCTACACCGGCAAGACCTGCATCGGCGACCTGGTCAAGGGCGTCAAGGACGGCCAACCACGCGAAGTGTTCATCTATAACGTGGCCGACCACGAAGACGCCTTCGCGGAAACCGACAGCCAGGGCATTTCCTACACCGCCGGCGTGCCACCCGTGGCTGCCGCGCTGCTGGTCGCCCGTGGCCAGTGGGACGTGCAGCGCATGGTCAACGTCGAAGAGTTGCCGGCCGAGGCGTTCCTCGAAGCGTTGGACGTGATGGGCCTGCCAACGCGCATCAAGGATGAGCAGGGAGACCGTCCCTGGAACCAACAGGCCTGA
- a CDS encoding carboxynorspermidine decarboxylase encodes MIKTPYYLIDKQKLLANMQKIAYVREQSGAKALLALKCFATWSVFDLMQQYMDGTTSSSLYELKLGRQKFAGETHAYSVAWADDEIEEMLANCDKIIFNSIGQLQRYTQASAGKVRGLRVNPQVSSSDYLLADPARPFSRLGEWDPEKIEQVIEQISGFMFHNNCENGDFGLFDQMLGTIEERFGHLLHKVEWVSLGGGIHFTGEGYALDAFCARLKAFSQKYGVQVYLEPGEAAITQSASLEVTVLDTLYNGKHLAVVDSSIEAHMLDLLIYRLNAKLAPSEGEHTYMVCGKSCLAGDIFGEYQFDRPLSIGDRLSFIDAAGYTMVKKNWFNGLKMPSIVVKQLDGSVELVREFVYDDYLSSLS; translated from the coding sequence ATGATCAAGACGCCGTACTACCTCATCGACAAACAAAAGCTGCTGGCGAACATGCAGAAGATCGCCTACGTGCGCGAGCAGTCCGGGGCCAAGGCCTTGCTGGCACTCAAGTGCTTCGCCACCTGGTCGGTGTTCGACCTGATGCAGCAGTACATGGACGGCACCACGTCGTCGTCGCTCTACGAGCTCAAGCTCGGCCGCCAGAAGTTCGCGGGCGAGACCCACGCCTACAGCGTTGCCTGGGCCGACGACGAAATCGAAGAGATGCTCGCCAACTGCGACAAGATCATCTTCAACTCCATCGGCCAGTTGCAGCGCTACACCCAAGCCTCGGCCGGCAAGGTCCGTGGCCTGCGGGTCAATCCGCAAGTGAGCAGCTCGGACTACCTGCTGGCCGACCCGGCGCGACCGTTCAGCCGCCTGGGCGAATGGGATCCGGAGAAGATCGAGCAGGTCATCGAGCAGATCTCCGGCTTCATGTTCCACAACAACTGCGAGAACGGCGATTTCGGTCTATTCGACCAGATGCTCGGCACTATCGAGGAACGCTTCGGTCATCTGCTGCATAAGGTCGAGTGGGTCAGCCTCGGCGGCGGCATCCATTTCACCGGCGAGGGCTATGCCCTTGATGCCTTCTGCGCGCGGCTCAAAGCCTTCTCGCAGAAGTATGGCGTGCAGGTCTACCTGGAACCGGGCGAAGCGGCGATCACCCAGAGCGCTTCTTTGGAAGTCACCGTGCTCGACACACTCTACAACGGCAAGCACCTGGCCGTGGTGGACAGCTCCATCGAGGCGCACATGCTCGACCTGCTGATCTATCGCCTGAACGCCAAGCTGGCACCGAGCGAGGGCGAACACACCTACATGGTGTGCGGCAAGTCCTGCCTGGCCGGAGACATCTTCGGCGAGTATCAATTCGATCGTCCGCTGTCCATCGGCGATCGGCTGTCGTTCATCGACGCAGCGGGCTACACCATGGTCAAGAAGAACTGGTTCAACGGCCTGAAAATGCCGTCCATCGTAGTGAAACAACTCGACGGTAGTGTCGAGCTGGTTCGCGAATTTGTTTACGACGACTACCTGTCCAGCCTCTCTTGA
- a CDS encoding phosphatase, which yields MKGDAPLFAAIDLGSNAFRLMIGQTVKRNRRLVIQEVKTLREPVRLAEGLQAGALDELALDRGWQALARFGKKLRGFEAGRVRAVATSAVREAANAQLFLDSAQRHLGFRIDVLSGQEEARLVYAGVAHTVPGVEDTRLVVDIGGGSSELILGRGDQPLLTESLAIGSGTFGTRYFRDGHITAPALLEAERVASLAFEKVAMGFRAQGWQLAIGSSGTARMLAKVLKANGLNDLGQGGITYTGLLRLSLRLLEVRHVEQLRLAGLQAHRLGSLPGGLAIMLAAFKAFGITQMIASEPGLRFGVLHDLIHKR from the coding sequence ATGAAAGGCGACGCCCCCCTGTTTGCGGCCATTGACCTGGGTTCCAACGCGTTTCGCTTGATGATTGGCCAGACGGTCAAGCGCAACCGGCGCCTGGTGATTCAGGAAGTGAAGACCCTGCGTGAACCGGTCCGCCTGGCCGAAGGCTTGCAGGCCGGGGCGCTGGATGAGTTGGCACTGGATCGGGGATGGCAGGCGCTGGCACGGTTTGGCAAGAAACTGCGAGGTTTTGAAGCCGGCCGGGTGCGGGCGGTGGCGACCAGCGCGGTGCGCGAAGCGGCTAACGCGCAACTGTTCCTGGACAGCGCCCAACGCCACCTGGGCTTTCGGATCGACGTGCTGTCGGGGCAAGAAGAAGCCCGTCTCGTCTACGCCGGGGTCGCTCATACGGTGCCGGGTGTCGAGGACACGCGGCTGGTGGTGGACATCGGCGGTGGCTCATCCGAGCTGATCCTGGGGCGGGGCGACCAGCCATTGTTGACCGAGAGCCTTGCCATCGGCAGCGGTACCTTTGGCACGCGCTATTTCCGTGACGGACACATCACGGCCCCGGCGTTGCTGGAGGCCGAGCGCGTGGCCAGCCTGGCCTTTGAAAAAGTCGCGATGGGTTTTCGTGCCCAGGGTTGGCAACTGGCGATCGGTTCGTCCGGCACGGCGCGGATGCTGGCCAAGGTGCTCAAGGCCAATGGCCTGAACGACCTGGGACAAGGCGGCATCACTTACACCGGGTTGTTGCGCCTGTCGTTGCGCCTGCTGGAAGTCCGGCATGTCGAACAACTACGCCTGGCCGGCCTGCAAGCCCATCGCCTGGGCAGCTTGCCCGGCGGCCTGGCGATCATGCTGGCGGCCTTCAAGGCTTTCGGGATCACCCAGATGATCGCTTCCGAACCGGGTTTGCGCTTTGGCGTTCTCCATGACCTGATCCACAAGCGCTGA
- a CDS encoding polyphosphate kinase has protein sequence MLSQDILIQRIHRELLDHTDEELELELSEDGHDMDAFFDEHTPPGSEKDSRRRYFSELFRLQGELVKLQSWVVKTGHKVVILFEGRDAAGKGGVIKRITQRLNPRVCRVAALPAPNDRERTQWYFQRYVSHLPAAGEIVLFDRSWYNRAGVEQVMGFCTADQYEEFFRTVPEFERMLARSGIQLIKYWFSISDQEQHLRFLSRLHDPLKQWKLSPMDLESRRRWEAYTKAKEIMLERTHIAEAPWWVVQADDKKKARLNCIHHLLGQMPYEEVEVPAIELPQRVRQEDYTRSPTPPELIVPQVY, from the coding sequence ATGCTTAGCCAGGACATCTTGATCCAGCGCATCCACCGCGAGCTGCTCGATCACACCGACGAAGAGCTGGAACTGGAGTTATCCGAAGACGGGCATGACATGGACGCCTTCTTCGACGAGCACACGCCGCCGGGCAGCGAAAAGGACAGTCGCCGGCGTTACTTCAGCGAGCTGTTTCGCCTGCAAGGCGAACTGGTGAAGCTGCAGAGCTGGGTGGTCAAGACCGGGCACAAGGTGGTGATCCTGTTCGAAGGCCGCGATGCCGCCGGCAAGGGTGGCGTCATCAAGCGCATCACCCAGCGACTCAACCCACGGGTCTGCCGGGTCGCCGCCCTGCCCGCGCCCAACGACCGTGAACGGACGCAATGGTACTTCCAGCGCTACGTCTCCCATCTGCCGGCAGCAGGCGAAATCGTGCTGTTCGACCGCAGTTGGTACAACCGCGCCGGGGTCGAGCAGGTCATGGGGTTCTGCACCGCCGACCAGTACGAAGAGTTCTTTCGGACCGTGCCGGAATTCGAGCGGATGCTCGCCCGCTCGGGCATCCAGCTGATCAAGTACTGGTTCTCGATTTCCGACCAGGAACAGCACCTGCGTTTTCTCAGTCGCCTCCACGACCCGCTCAAGCAATGGAAGCTCAGCCCCATGGACCTGGAGTCCCGCCGGCGCTGGGAAGCCTATACCAAGGCCAAGGAAATCATGCTCGAACGCACCCACATCGCCGAGGCCCCGTGGTGGGTGGTGCAAGCCGACGACAAGAAAAAGGCCCGACTCAATTGCATTCATCACCTGCTGGGGCAGATGCCCTACGAAGAGGTGGAAGTGCCAGCAATCGAGTTGCCACAACGGGTGCGACAGGAAGATTACACCCGCAGCCCGACGCCACCGGAGCTCATCGTGCCGCAGGTCTATTGA